The genomic stretch TGGAGTTTCAGGTTCAGGAAAGAGCATTATAATATCTTTGATGCAGAGATTTTATGATCCAGTTGCGGGCCAAGTTTTACTGGACGGAAGGGATTTAAAGCTCTATAACTTGAGATGGTTGAGGAGCCACTTCGGTCTGATACAGCAGGAACCTATTATTTTCTCAACAACCATAAGGGATAACATTATATATGCAAGACACAATGTCGATGAAGCTGAGATAAAAGAAGCAGCAAGAATAGCAAATGCTCATCATTTTATTAGCAGTTTGCCTCACGGTTACGACACTCATGTTGGGATTAGAGGTTTAGACTTAACCCCAGGACAGAAACAGAAAATTCCAATTGCAAGAGTAAGATTGAAAAATGCACCTATCTTATTGTTGGATGAAGCAAGTTCATCAATTGAATCTGAGTCAAGCCGAGTGATACAAGAAACTCTAGACACACTAATAATGGGAAACAAAACCACTATTTTAATAGTGCAATATCCCAGTTCGCAGGCTGTGGCTACAGTTACAAAAGCTAGAATAAGATTGAAAGGAAAATGGCCCTACTCAATGATTGAGAGAATAAAGTACTACTGAAGCTCATATTCCCAACATAAAAGAAAGTAGCAGAGAAGAAACAGAGATTTAATAAGCAACCTTGAAAACTGTCCAAGAAATGCAGGTATTGAACCCCTGTATAAACCACGTGTCCCGATCTCTGGCAGCTTAGCAATTATTTCAGGGAAAGACATGGTTGATGCTTGTACTCGAGTCTAACATAACACAATAAATAAGAGAGTGAGGAAGAAAGATAAGCAATCACATGATAATATCCCTCTTAGTCTTACCTAGGATCCTCTTGAAGTCGATCTGACGGAAGCAGGAGCATGAAATTGTAGAAATGTCCATACGAAATAGATTCTTCTGTGTCTGCATTTAGAAATCACATCATCGCAATAACATTATCTTCATTTGCAGGCAGTCCTGAATTCTTAAAGTGCATAATGCATAAATTCATTTCACAATAGATGCAAATGAATATAGACAACTGAAACACATGTGCTCACAGAGGCTACATATATAATTTTACTTTCAGCAAAGtaattggaaaaagtgaatccttAAGCCCATAGCTTCAAGTGACTATTATCAGCATAATGAATCTGCATTGGATCTGGTAAGTGTCAATTATCAGTTGATGTTTTATGTGATAAGTGCCTGTTATCAACATGATGCGTCAGTGTTTGAGCAATGTGTCAGTTATTTCCAAACACTCGGGATCTTACCTCTCTGAAACTCCATATAAAGGACTGTTtggtgaaattctggactcagacacgcgatgtcttacaggatgtcacgacatcactatctgaatgtttttaaacaaatgaacaaagtacaaacagaaaaacaacacaggaaaattgttaacccagttcggtgcaaacacacctacatctgggggctaccaagccagggaggaagtccactataagtaatatcaattcaaggtaatacaactcgatattacgcctctcacttaatatctacccaatgcaacttcaatctaaacaacttagaccagagatcctactcactccccctcaatcacagcagtgatgaaaaactaacagacTAATAAcagaagaagacactcttcaaaaacacaacttgatcttgcttaaaagctttgatcaagcacaatagtactcttgcttaaaagcttcgagtacttctacaactcaaaaataacaacgcctagaccaagacaatcatcatgatgattgtttggcttacaagaaggcTAGTACACAAAACAGAAAAAAACACACCGAACTTCTagacggcaaaccctaaaaacaaaaactctgcaatccagcagcttcttcaaatgttatatataaccttgcagcagctgggccttggatccaaaaaTAGTTTCCATTTCCATAAAGCAAAGATCCTATGAATAGCCATCGCATAACGCTGTTCTGAAACAaaacaatatccaaagtttccaaaagaggcgcgcaaagacTTAACAGCTCAAACAACCATAACGAGATCataataaaacacagcagcttaggatgtcatgacatcggccgtGACATCAGGTAAAAAACTtgcacaagaaaaacttcaaaacaatgcatgtcatgacaccaggtttgacatgataaagacactatttgttttaccaaaaaatacagccaatcaataacatctacaaactccccctttggcgaatttttggctaaaacaataatagatgataccaTCAGAGATTAGAGAATGCACAGCAGCCAATAGAAACAAGGATCCAGAGAAATAAATTCTGTCAGCCAACAGCATCCTGCTTGATTAATCATAGTACATCCAAGGAACCAAAAGTAACAGAATATCCCTTGCCATTAACAGCAACAACCAGCAACAACCAACAACCAAGTTATCATCTatcacttctccccctttctagccacaaaaggagccaaacaacAGATGAAGATTTTCACTTCAGAACCAGCAGTATCTTCAGTATCCTCCTTACTCATTTTCACATCACTGGAGCTACTAGTCCGGGTATCAGCATCTTTACCCTCCTCAGCCATTGCTACCAACAGTATGATTATCACCACCATCAGCAGAGAATACTTGACATTCAGGTGAGCAATAGTGCTGGTCGcacacccaattaattgctataatccttcacaaagacaaatgcccagtttgcttcttagattttcaaattgatttgcatccaaggcttttgtgaaaatatcagctagttgaaggtttgtagcaacatgttccaagacaattgttttatcttcaacaagatctctaatgtaatggtgcctaatatcaatgtgcttggtcctgctgtgctgaatgggattctttgaaatgttaatggcacttacattgtcacaatataatgtcatgacgtcttgtgtgacattgtattctgataacatctgtttcatccaaacaagctgagagcaactacttcctgcggcaatgtattctgcctctgcagtggacagggacacacaattttgtttcttgctgaaccaggaaataagattattacccaagaagaaacatcctcctgaagtactttttctgtcatcagcacttcctgcccagtctgcatcacaatatccagtgagaatgggtttacacccatgagagtagagcattccatattcacaagtaccattcacatatttcaggatcctcttgacttgattgatatggctggttttgggttctgcttgatacctagcacataccccaacagcaaaggcaatatcaggtctactggctgtaagatataacagacttcctatcatgcttctgtatagactttgatcaacactggttcccttttcatctttagacagcttcaaatgggtaggtgctggtgtccttttgtgagaagcattttccattccaaactttttgacaatgtttctagcatacttgctctgagagagaaagattgagtcttccatctgtttgatttgcagcccaagaaaataggttaattctccaactagactcatttcaaattcagattgcatctgatcaacaaaatgtctagtcatcttgtctgacatcccaccaaatacaatatcatccacatagatttgagctatcagaatcttccctccttcatctttaacaaaaaaa from Vicia villosa cultivar HV-30 ecotype Madison, WI linkage group LG4, Vvil1.0, whole genome shotgun sequence encodes the following:
- the LOC131597920 gene encoding ABC transporter B family member 20-like; amino-acid sequence: MNGGQTVAIVGVSGSGKSIIISLMQRFYDPVAGQVLLDGRDLKLYNLRWLRSHFGLIQQEPIIFSTTIRDNIIYARHNVDEAEIKEAARIANAHHFISSLPHGYDTHVGIRGLDLTPGQKQKIPIARVRLKNAPILLLDEASSSIESESSRVIQETLDTLIMGNKTTILIVQYPSSQAVATVTKARIRLKGKWPYSMIERIKYY